Proteins from one Aureimonas sp. SA4125 genomic window:
- a CDS encoding DUF2218 domain-containing protein gives MSPSRRTKVPCASQKPLGSCGQSRRPWWSASRQTIRPVLERMKGVVATHLDRFAFREAPLGFEWS, from the coding sequence ATGTCACCCTCACGCCGGACGAAGGTACCGTGCGCTTCCCAGAAGCCGTTGGGGTCATGCGGGCAGAGCCGGAGGCCCTGGTGGTCGGCATCACGGCAGACGATCCGGCCCGTCCTGGAGCGCATGAAGGGGGTCGTCGCGACGCATCTCGATCGCTTCGCCTTCAGGGAGGCGCCGCTCGGCTTCGAGTGGTCGTAG
- a CDS encoding PadR family transcriptional regulator, with amino-acid sequence MLLKLIEEQPRHGYDLIREIEARSGKAYAPSPGVVYPTLTLLGDMGLVEEQKSDGARKLLAITGEGRQHLADNRDAVDVAMARLAALAQFSERTDSAPIRRAMQNLKMALQQRLATASADKEIAFDIAAMIDEVARKIERL; translated from the coding sequence GTGCTGCTGAAGCTGATCGAGGAGCAGCCCCGGCATGGCTACGATCTCATTCGCGAGATCGAGGCCCGCAGCGGCAAGGCCTATGCACCCAGCCCCGGCGTCGTCTATCCGACCCTCACTCTGCTCGGCGATATGGGCCTGGTCGAGGAGCAGAAGTCGGACGGCGCGCGAAAGCTGCTCGCCATCACCGGGGAGGGGCGCCAGCATCTCGCGGACAACCGCGATGCGGTCGACGTCGCCATGGCACGGCTGGCGGCGCTCGCGCAGTTCAGCGAAAGGACCGATTCCGCGCCGATCCGCCGCGCGATGCAGAACCTCAAAATGGCATTGCAGCAGCGGCTTGCAACGGCGAGCGCCGACAAGGAGATTGCCTTCGACATCGCTGCCATGATCGACGAGGTCGCGCGCAAGATCGAGAGGCTTTGA
- a CDS encoding cation:proton antiporter → MEEAAAHGTGLVQVAFVIVVAVTAGLFLMRLKQPPMVGFILAGVALGPTGLGVIGDSANVSALAEMGVLMLLFFIGMELSLKAFVQTLKPAMKIAGGQLLAAMAISFGLKAVSSATYPEAIILGFIIALSSTVVAMKVLEEIGELRTDVGRITVGVLIAQDIAVVPMLILATSLGGSSEASWLGIVVKIAVAVGLLAVLLWYLGRRPKLRWSFAAAVENNVEILALGSIAFCFAAASISGVLGLSPAYGAFIAGLVIGSSTLRGRVIPVIEPIQSVLLVVFFLSIGLLIDLTFIAENWRLVLIASLFVVVAKTVFNIALIRLAGLPHKTAVEAGLAMAQIGEFSFILAAAAFASGAIGDDVYRLAIAVTAVTLLVSPAWMFIMRRIEGEARYGITEFRKALAEVYAAPRSQMGRGRDAAEDVWQWLRLRVRAIKRARRRQRLRRAAGRSAMDGRGEALPKEPAAHAETWPRHVGERGARTPDLLS, encoded by the coding sequence TTGGAAGAAGCGGCGGCGCACGGCACAGGTCTGGTCCAGGTGGCCTTCGTCATCGTCGTCGCGGTGACGGCCGGGCTGTTTCTGATGCGCCTGAAGCAGCCGCCGATGGTCGGCTTCATTCTCGCAGGCGTCGCTCTCGGGCCGACGGGTCTCGGCGTGATCGGCGATTCCGCCAATGTATCGGCCCTGGCCGAAATGGGCGTCCTGATGCTCTTGTTCTTCATCGGCATGGAGTTGTCGCTGAAAGCTTTCGTGCAGACGCTGAAGCCGGCGATGAAGATCGCGGGCGGCCAGCTTCTGGCGGCGATGGCGATCTCCTTCGGCCTGAAGGCCGTCTCTTCCGCGACCTATCCCGAGGCCATCATCCTCGGGTTCATCATCGCTCTGTCGTCGACGGTGGTGGCCATGAAGGTGCTGGAGGAGATCGGCGAGCTGAGAACCGATGTCGGCCGGATCACCGTCGGCGTCCTCATCGCGCAGGACATCGCGGTGGTTCCGATGCTGATCCTGGCGACGTCTCTGGGCGGGAGCAGCGAGGCCAGCTGGCTCGGCATCGTCGTCAAGATCGCGGTGGCCGTCGGCCTCTTGGCGGTGCTGCTCTGGTATCTCGGGCGCCGCCCCAAGTTGCGATGGTCGTTCGCCGCGGCGGTCGAAAACAATGTCGAGATCCTGGCGCTCGGCTCTATCGCCTTCTGCTTTGCCGCCGCGTCCATCTCGGGCGTCCTTGGCCTGTCGCCGGCCTATGGCGCCTTCATCGCAGGCCTCGTGATCGGCTCGTCGACGCTGCGCGGCAGGGTCATCCCGGTGATCGAACCGATCCAGAGCGTTCTTCTCGTCGTCTTCTTCCTGTCGATCGGCCTCCTGATCGATCTGACCTTCATTGCCGAGAACTGGCGCCTCGTCCTGATCGCCTCGCTGTTCGTGGTCGTCGCCAAGACGGTGTTCAACATCGCCCTCATCAGGCTGGCCGGCCTACCGCACAAGACGGCGGTGGAGGCGGGGCTGGCGATGGCGCAGATCGGCGAGTTCTCATTCATTCTCGCGGCCGCCGCCTTCGCTTCCGGGGCGATCGGCGACGACGTCTACCGCCTTGCCATCGCAGTGACGGCGGTGACGCTTCTGGTCTCGCCGGCATGGATGTTCATCATGCGGCGGATCGAGGGCGAGGCCCGTTACGGAATCACCGAGTTTCGCAAGGCGCTGGCCGAAGTCTACGCCGCCCCGCGGTCCCAGATGGGGCGGGGCAGGGATGCCGCCGAGGACGTCTGGCAATGGCTGCGGCTGCGGGTTCGGGCGATCAAGCGGGCACGGCGCCGCCAGCGGCTGAGACGGGCTGCCGGCCGGTCCGCGATGGACGGGCGAGGCGAGGCCTTGCCAAAGGAGCCGGCGGCGCACGCCGAAACATGGCCTCGACATGTCGGCGAGCGCGGCGCCCGGACCCCGGACCTGTTGTCGTGA
- a CDS encoding DUF4112 domain-containing protein, whose product MIDRTMPKDDFADLDREGRLRRLRRIARIARLMDTAVGIPFTRMRFGLDSVLGLVPGIGDAAGGLVGLYMINEARRLGLPTHKLLAMAGNVGVDTIVGSVPLLGDIFDVYFKSHRRNANLILDHFGDDGADLGPREMKDITPKR is encoded by the coding sequence ATGATCGACAGGACCATGCCGAAGGACGACTTTGCAGATCTCGACCGGGAGGGGCGGCTGCGGAGGCTTCGACGCATCGCGAGGATCGCCCGGCTGATGGACACCGCGGTCGGCATTCCCTTCACCCGCATGCGCTTCGGACTGGATTCGGTGCTCGGCCTTGTTCCCGGTATCGGCGACGCCGCGGGCGGTCTGGTCGGCCTCTACATGATCAACGAGGCGCGCCGCCTGGGCCTGCCCACGCACAAGCTTCTCGCGATGGCAGGCAATGTCGGCGTCGACACGATCGTCGGCTCTGTGCCGCTTCTCGGCGACATCTTCGACGTCTACTTCAAATCGCACCGGCGCAATGCCAATCTCATCCTCGACCATTTTGGCGACGACGGCGCCGATCTCGGCCCGCGAGAGATGAAAGACATCACGCCCAAGCGCTGA
- a CDS encoding HD-GYP domain-containing protein translates to MNDTLRRTANTIEQGDSTLRLAEIISALSHALDMTDGQPAGHSVRCCWIGMHVGEALGLTVTDLSDLYYALLLKDLGCSSNAARICQLYVSNDQTFKRNVKLIDDSLPQILRFVVSNTAVKSGLATRLKTILNLAMNGGGIEHELIETRCHRGADIARQMGFSAAVSQAILALDEHWNGGGQPLGLAGDRISLLARIALLAQVVDVFHTAAGAKAALREVSRRSGTWFDPALVAVLQSLGDRSSFWETLGSPDIEARVYDLEPSGEMRTVDDDLLDDIADGFAQVIDAKSPFTSGHSKRVALFTDLIAREMDMPDARRRWLVRAALLHDIGKLGVSNEILDKPAKLDDEEWVLMKDHSARGEAILSRIAVFSGMASIAGSHHEKLDGSGYPRGLKGEDISIETRIVTAADIFDALTAERPYRAAIPLSTALGIMAREIGTSIDPLCYLALVRVTEQLEPAPCEPPVMRTPALSLTA, encoded by the coding sequence ATGAACGACACCTTGCGACGAACGGCGAACACGATCGAACAGGGGGATTCGACCCTCCGCCTGGCCGAGATCATCAGTGCTCTCAGCCACGCCCTGGATATGACGGACGGGCAGCCGGCGGGCCATAGCGTGCGCTGCTGCTGGATCGGCATGCATGTCGGCGAGGCCCTCGGCCTCACCGTTACGGACCTGTCCGATCTCTACTATGCGCTGTTGCTCAAGGATCTGGGCTGTAGCAGCAATGCCGCGCGGATATGCCAGCTCTACGTCTCCAACGACCAGACCTTCAAGCGCAACGTCAAGCTCATCGACGACAGCCTGCCGCAGATCCTGCGCTTTGTCGTGTCAAACACCGCGGTGAAGTCGGGGCTCGCGACACGGTTGAAGACCATTCTCAACCTCGCGATGAACGGCGGCGGCATCGAGCACGAGCTGATCGAGACGCGGTGCCACCGCGGCGCCGACATCGCCCGCCAGATGGGGTTCTCTGCCGCCGTCTCGCAGGCGATCCTTGCTCTCGACGAGCACTGGAACGGCGGCGGCCAGCCACTCGGCCTTGCCGGTGACAGGATCTCGCTGCTGGCACGAATTGCCCTTCTAGCACAGGTCGTCGACGTCTTCCATACCGCTGCTGGGGCGAAGGCGGCCCTGCGCGAAGTTTCCCGGCGGTCGGGAACATGGTTCGACCCCGCGCTCGTCGCCGTGCTGCAATCGTTGGGCGACAGGTCGTCCTTCTGGGAGACCCTCGGCAGTCCCGATATCGAGGCACGTGTCTACGATCTGGAGCCGAGCGGCGAGATGCGGACGGTAGACGATGATCTTCTTGACGACATCGCCGACGGTTTCGCCCAGGTCATCGACGCCAAGAGCCCCTTTACCAGTGGCCACAGCAAGCGCGTGGCGCTGTTCACGGATCTGATCGCCCGCGAGATGGATATGCCCGACGCGCGCCGTCGCTGGCTGGTGCGCGCAGCCCTGCTGCACGATATCGGCAAGCTCGGCGTCTCCAACGAGATCCTCGACAAGCCAGCCAAGCTCGATGACGAGGAGTGGGTGCTGATGAAGGACCATTCGGCGCGTGGCGAAGCAATTCTGTCGCGCATCGCCGTCTTCTCGGGGATGGCCTCGATTGCGGGCAGCCACCACGAGAAGCTCGACGGGAGCGGCTATCCGCGGGGATTGAAAGGCGAGGACATCTCGATCGAGACGCGCATTGTCACTGCGGCCGACATTTTCGATGCCTTGACCGCGGAGCGGCCGTACCGCGCCGCGATCCCTTTATCGACGGCTCTTGGGATCATGGCGCGGGAGATCGGCACATCCATCGATCCCCTCTGCTATCTCGCTCTCGTGCGGGTTACCGAACAGCTCGAGCCCGCGCCCTGCGAGCCTCCCGTCATGCGAACGCCGGCCCTCTCCCTAACCGCCTGA